GAATATATGTGCTTGAAAAAAGGAGAGAATTAAAGAAAGTTCTCTGAATGTTACAAAGCTTGAACTTCACATGACTCAGACCAGACTCATGTCAATCTGGGAAACAAAATGGTCAAGGCTATTGAATGGCTACTAAGAGCTATTTCTCTCCTCGGATCTACACAAAGAATATCTCTCCAAGGCACCTCTCATACTCAACATGTTTTGAAGGGAAGGTATTTCTGTGCACACTGGGACTCTTACACGGCAAAGAAAACTGGTCGAGGGTACACATCAGGCCAGCCTTACCTTCATGTTGTCAGGAGGGTCTCCTTGGCCTGTAGTCGCACAAACAAATATCACCAGGGGCTCCCTAATGAGATTCGCCTCAAGGACAAGACACAGGTAGGTGTAAGGTCTCTGGCGGCCCTGATCAGTGCCCTCCCTGAACCGCATCCCACCACCTTCACCTAGGGTAACAGAGTAAAAGTGTTTGGACAATTATTCCCAGTGGCTATCGGGGTTTCTCTTTCTCGGGCCTCAGCCTCGTGCCTCCCTTTTCCCTAAATTCGCTTGGGCCCAAAGGGCCGCATTCAAACGTCCTCCGTCCGAGGACGGGAAGTCCGGTGGAAGGTCTCCGCCGTAGCGCCCGAGCCTCACCACGGAGTAAGAGTCCAAAGCTTGCACGCGGCAACCTAGCCGCCGGCGCCGGGCCTCGCGGCCCAGCCTCTCCGCCTCGTCCTGAGCTGTGCCAGTCTGGCTACCGAAAAGCACCAGAAGCTGTGGAACCTGCATCCCGCACACGCCGGACAGACCGCGCAGCCCGACCAGAACCTCACACCCACTAACTTCCCCCTTCCGCTGTCAACAGGAAATGACGCGTTTCAGTTGCGCCAGCGGGGAGGGGCCGGGAATAGCATCTGGACGTCATAGGCTTCTACTAGCATCACCTTCCAGGACCCGGGTTGGGGTCCTGAGGGCCGCGGAGTCCCTGGGCCGGCGTCCAGGCCGGGTTGGGCTGCTTGCTGCTTCGTGTGTGCAGCGGCGGCAGCAGGGAGTCGCCAGGTCTGCGGTCAGAGACGTCCCGGTGCCGGGCACTGGCGGCCGGTATTAAACAGGCGCTATGTTATTCTCGCTGCGGGAACTGGTGCAGTGGCTGGGCTTCGCCACCTTTGAGATATTCGTGCACTTGCTGGCCCTGTTGGTGTTCTCCGTGTTGTTGGCACTGCGAGTGGATGGCCTGGCTCCGGGCCTCTCCTGGTGGAACGTCTTTGTGCCTTTTTTCGCTGCCGACGGGCTCAGTACCTACTTCACCACCATCGTTTCCGTTCGTCTCTTCCAAGATGGGGAGAAGCGACTGGCTGTACTGCGCCTCTTCTGGGTTCTCACCGTCCTAAGCCTCAAGTTTGTCTTTGAGATGCTGCTGTGCCAGAAGCTAGTGGAGCAGACTCGGGAACTCTGGTTCGGCCTGATTACCTCTCCGGTCTTCATTCTCCTGCAGCTTCTCATGATCCGGGCTTGTCGGGTCAACTAGCCTCCTGCAGAGGCTGTTAATGGAGCACTGTGCAGCTGGAGTTCTGGACATCCCAGTCCAGACCCTGGTGCCACACTGGTGGAGCTTTGGTCAGAAATCAGTGTCTGCTTGTGCCCAGTTTACTATCCAGTATTCTTTATATCTAAGATGGTTTCCTCGAGCAAAACTTAAAAGTGAAGCCTCGTTTATTAAAACTTATTTCCAGTTATTCATGTGCTGAATTGCTAGTCAATACTGAACTTTTCCAACATTTGGAGACTGCATTTAAGTAAAATGTCCTGATAGGCTCTGAATATTTCCTATGGTGATGTACCCCTTTATAAATCAGCTTGTTCATTCAGCTGCACTGACCTTAGAGTGTACTCCTTCATCTGTCCAGGCCAGACTTACTTATTCGATTGATAACGTCTGGCAAGTACTAGCCTTTTGTTCATTCCATCTCACATAAAGCAGACTGTTGAAAAAGAGCATGAATACCCTATGTGGGTAACTGccatctgggaaaaaaaaaatactggtctCAAGACTTCTCAAGATTTCCTGGCCCAACAGATTGCAGTTTCCCCGACTTTCCCACCCCCTTGTGGCAGGTGTCATTAGTACACTTGAGACAAACAGACCTAGAAAAGGAAGCACAGACATTCGGAACAGGTGCTCACTTGCTCATGGAAGTAGAGACATGATACATAGGAGCTTGGGAACAGCTGGAGTTTATCAGCTTAAGGTCATGTCAAGGTTTATGTCAGTCATGTGTCAGTGTTTGCTGgtggaaaaaaatgtttcctgaAAGTAACAATAGGCATTAGGTGAATGTTCAGCTGTTCCTCGCTTAACATTGTGGACAGGAGTTACAGGGTTGGGGATATTAGTGCACAATGGCTAGAGCACCTTGGGTGTTAGAGTATTTTTGGAAAATCCCCGTTTCTTGTTGTAGGCGATGGGTAACTTGCACTACTAGCTACCCCAGCTAAAAACAATGGGCTGGACTTTGTAGAGTATGTGACACCAGAACCCTGATTTATTAGTGTGTAGCCATTGGTGAGCTCTGATGGCAGTGCTGCAGGATTGGGATGACAAATGATCATCTGGTATTGTGCAGCAAAGACTTGCCTCAAACTTGCTTTGTAATCAGTGATGACCTTTAACTTCCTGTTTTATGTGATTCTGGAATTCTGCTGCTGAaacaggaactcactatgtaaccttgactgaactagaactcactctgtagaacaggcctCTAATTCATAGAGGCCGGCCTTTGCCTCCCAAGACttaggattaaaggcaggcaACACCACATCTAGCTTAGGCAAGGATCCTGCCAAGTGACTGCATTAtggtttttacatttaaaaataatttctgtgtgtgtgtgtgtgtgtgtgtgaatgcaggtgTATGCATATCATACCACTTACGCAAATTATTTCTGTCAGCCTTGTGATATCAGGGAGCAAAATCAGGCAGCCTGGGCGGCTTGCAAGCGCCTCCACCCGCTGGGCCATCTCGCAAActctaaattttacatttttaaaggatttgAAACAGGATGCCACACTGTTTCCTGgtgtaaaacaaaaaagaaaagggacatTTGGATATAACTTTGTTGATTGATTGACTGTTTACCTGTAATCTTATTTTGAgagggggtggagacaggaggatcaaaactacattgtcggggttggggatttagctcagtggtagagcacttgcctagcaagtgcaaagccctgggttcggtccccagctctgaaaaaaaggaaaaaaaaaaaacctacattgTCATCATTGGCAGCATAGctggaagccagtctgggctatgagAGAGAGGGAAATCAGGAGAGGGTAACAGGGAAACAGGAGAAAGTCTAAAGGAACATCAACAAAAGTTAATAGTTGACAGATCAAACGTGACCTGCAGAATACAGGGTTCCTCAGTATGCTTAGCAATTTGAGTGGCAtcattcttctgttttgttttttgagacagggtttctctgtgtgacaacagccctgcctatcctggaactcctttgtagaccaggctggccttgaaattacagaggtctgcctgtctctgcctcagtctcctgactctcctgggattaaaggcatgcaccaccaccaccagctgaCTAGGTCATTCTTTtacaagagaaaaaaggaaagaaaaaaaaaaaatctgtgtggcTGTGGAGCACAGGTGCAATGTCCATGGAGGCCATAAGATGGCACTGTATCTCCAGGAGCAAGTTACAGCCATCCAGGTGCTAGGATCTAAATCCAGGTCTTCCCTCTACAGAGCAGCAGATGTTAACACCTCACCAGTCCCTGGCCATTTATTTTGGACGAAGAAGAGACTGTCCTGAGGATGTCAGAAGGTTGGTAGTGTGTCTGGTCTGTAGCAGCCTTCATTTGTAACAACCAGTAGTTCATTCTGACATTGCCATGTTTCTGTTGAGAATCACTAGAAAATAACTTCGTGTGCTCCTTTGCAGAACAAGTGTGCTGGTCTGTGCTCCAGCACAGCAGGTTATGCCTCCTCTGTTGGGGACAAATCGTCAGGCATGTCACTCACTGAGGACATCAGTCAAGGGGTGACTTGTAAGGTTTGCCCCCAGCTAGGAAAAAATGTTTCTAATCTAGgattgggctgattttttttctcaaagcaaGATACGAGGTGAGCTTTGGAGTGGTTTTCCTTGTAACATttcttagattttgttttgtgtgttcctGTTTTATTTTGGTAATTTAGAATTTGAGTATAAAAGGCATGAGTACTAGAAGTTCTCTTTGAAGAACTTCTCTTTGAAGAAGTTCTCTTTGAAGCTGAGActgtggctcagtagtagagagTTCACCCAGCATGCAGAAGGCTCTGGACCCAATCTCCGACACTACAGGGTAAGTTAgcaatgtgggtttttttttttaagatttatttattttattttttggttgtgagcctagcctttaacggctgagccatctctccagcccttattttttaagatttatttatttattatatatgagtacattgtagctgtcctcagacacacacatcagatctcattacagatggttgtgagccaccatgtggttgctgggaattgaactcaggacctctggaagagcagtcagtgctcttagccgctgagccacctctccagcccgatttatttatttactatgagtacactgtagctgtcttcagacactccagaagagggcatcagatcccaggacagatggttgtaagccaccatgtggttgctgggatttgaactcagaacctctggaagagcagtcagtgctcttaaactctgagctgtctctccaacccTGAAATTCATTTATAATCTCCAGTTTATATTGATGGAGTGGACCAGCAGGCAACTTAAAGATAAAGGAAGGTGGTGTGAGCTGTAGATTTGCCATTCAACCCAGAAGCCTAAGGCACCTACCCCTAGTTTGAGTCTGTTTTTGCAAAGGCCCACATTCCATGAGGCAGAGTCCCTGGAAGGCAAGAGGCACGGCGGGCAGCGGTGCCAGGCCTCAGCTGGCTGTGGACTGTAAGGCAGGTGAATGGAAAACACACCGCCAGTCAGCAGCCTCCAATTTTCTAATCCCTCCAAGCAGTTGCCCTACTGTGTATGCTGGGGAGGGAGCCGCATTATGCAGCTCTACCTAAAGAAAGTTTTCACTACTTATCAGCTGTGAGGTTGTAACCCTTCAGAGTCACTACCCCCCTACCCATTCTTGGAGGTATGCGTTTCAATAGGAGTTAGTGGGACCTTTACCCTTGTTTTTGTACTTCTCTGCATGACAGAACTGCCTAAATgtgtaacgtgtgtgtgtgtgtgtgtgtgtgtgtgtgtgtgtgtgtgtgtgcgtgcgcgcgcgcgcgcgcgcgcgcgcgcagaaACAAGGCTGCTTCCTTGCCTCTTACACATAATGGATACCTGGCAGAACCGTGGGTGGCAAGCTGTAAACCAGATATTCATACACGCAGTAAGTCTGGGACCTACAAAACCAAGATTCTCGAAAATACACTCTTTATTCCCCGAGTGGATCTCAGAAGCAGCATTTCTAGGTCCGAAAGGGAACCTTGGCTGCCTGCCCACAGCGGTTCAAGGACTCCAGATTGGTGCGGAGCCT
This Rattus norvegicus strain BN/NHsdMcwi chromosome 3, GRCr8, whole genome shotgun sequence DNA region includes the following protein-coding sequences:
- the Tmem203 gene encoding transmembrane protein 203, which encodes MLFSLRELVQWLGFATFEIFVHLLALLVFSVLLALRVDGLAPGLSWWNVFVPFFAADGLSTYFTTIVSVRLFQDGEKRLAVLRLFWVLTVLSLKFVFEMLLCQKLVEQTRELWFGLITSPVFILLQLLMIRACRVN